The following is a genomic window from Citrifermentans bemidjiense Bem.
ACGTTATGGCTGATTTCCCGGGTGGTGGAGGTCTGCTCCTCGGCGGCAGTGGCAATCTGGCTTATCTGTTCCGTGACGGCGGTGATGATCTCCAAAATCTCCTGCAATGAGTTCCCCGAGGCGGCGGCATGGTTGCTCCCCTGCTCCACCTCTACCACGCTCTGCTCCATCGTCTGCACCGCGTCCCTGGTTTCCTTCTGGATCGACTTTATCATCTCCCCGATTTCCTTGGTGGCGCGGGTGGTCCGCTCCGCAAGGGCTCGCACTTCGTCAGCGACCACCGCGAAACCGCGCCCCTGCTCACCGGCACGCGCCGCTTCGATCGCCGCGTTTAGGGCCAGCAGGTTGGTCTGATCGGCGATGTCCTCTATGGTCCCGACGATGGCGCCAATCTGGTCCGACCGGCTCCCCAGCTGCCCCACGTTCTCGGCGGCGTTTTTGACCCGAGCGGCAATGGCTTGCATGACCGAAATGGATTGTCCCACGATCCCTGCCCCTTCCGATGCCTTGCCTGACGCCCCGGCTGCGTTGTCCGCAGCCAGATGGCAGCTGCCGGCTATGTCCGAAGAGGTGGCGGACATCTCTTCGCCGGCTGTCGCAAGCGACGTCGATTGCGAGGAAAGTGTCGCGATGCTCTCCGACATACCCCTGGAGCTTGCCTGCAGTTCGACCGAGGACGAGGAGAGCTGAATCGCACTGTCGGATACCTGCGAGATGACGCCGTGCAGCTTGCTTACGAAGGTGTTGAACCAGACGCACAGGTCGCCTATTTCGTTGTCGCCGTGGATCGGCAAGCGCTTGGTTAGATCCCCGTCCCCCTGCGCGATGTCCTTTATGCTGTCCACCACCTCCTTGACCGGCCCGGTGATGGTGCGCGAAACCATAAAGGCCAGTAAGACGCTCAAGCCCAAGACGCCCAGAAGGCCCAGCCCAATCGCCAACCTGACTCTCCCCATGTCCTCGTCCACTTTGTTGATATAGATGCCGGTCCCGACCACCCATCCCCACGGCTTGAAGAGTTTGGTGTAGCTGAGTTTTGGCTGCGGCTTGGACTCTTTCGGTTTGAGCTGGCGATACTCGACGAAACCCGCACCTTTCTCACCCGACGCCGCCTTGGTGAACTCACGGTAGATCAATTTCCCGTCCGCGTCCTTGAACGAGCTCATGTCCTTCCCTTCGTTTTCGGGACGCAGCGGATGAGCTATGAGACGGTTGTCGAGGTCGCTTATGAAGAAATACTCCTTGCCGTCGTAGCGCAGCACCTTTATGTCGAAGGCGGCCCGCTTCTGCGCCTCTTCTTTGGAGAGCGCCCCGGCATCGACCTGTTTCTGGTAGTTGGCAAGTATGGTGGACGCCTCTTCAACAAGGAACCGGACCGAATCCTTTTTCTCGGAAATCAGCAGTTCCCTGATATAGGGAACCATGATGAATGTCGCAGCCAGCACCAGCACCAGCCATGACAGCAAAGAAAGACTCACGATCTTAGAAAAAATACCCCAGTCCTTATAGCTCTTCATGCACAACTCCTCCCCTTCGATTTCGCGTTGACGTCAAAGTGAACCAAACTTCTCTTGTCGGAACTTCGCCCTAAAAGTTTAGTTCAAAAAGGAAAAGACACTGCTGGCAAGGCGAAAACTGTTGATCTTGCGGCATTGTCCTCTGTTGAACGGTGACGCAGCGCGAAGGCGATTGTGTATAACGTCGCGATGCAGCGCCACAATAAGCGCACATACATTTGCAATCACAAATAATTTATCAATAACACTATGCTTTTGACAATCTTGCCTCCAAATGATACAGAACTTGTAATGAACTTACGCAAACTGATACTCTTCATCTTCTGCACTGCTTGTTTGCATCAGCCTCAGATAGCTGGAGCAAATGAAGCTCCTTCAGCTGCTGAGCTATTCAAAAGCGTGGAAGACAGATTCGTCAGGCTGCAATCGATCTCCTACTCGGTCAAAAGATTCTCCACCTCGAAACATCAGGCCGCCGGCGACAGGTGGCTCTTCCGCTTCAAGTCTCCCGACAAGGTCCGCATCGACTACCTTGAGCCTTACAACAGGCTGATCGTGACCGACGGCGCTTATCTTCTGGAATATCTCCCTTCAGCAGGCAAGGCACTTAAAACGGAACTGGCCTCTCTTTCGCCGCAGAAGCGGGCCATGGTGCTGAGCGGGGCGTTCGGACGGGTGTCGGTCGACGGGCTGAGGCTCGGGAACTACCAGGAGATGCTGCGCCGGGCGGTGAAGGTGACACCGGCGCGCGTGGGGGACAACAAGGCATGGCTGGTGGAAGGGGCGAACCCGCGCTACCAGGTCTACATCGACCAGGAAAAAGCGGTGCCGCTCAAGACGGAAATCTACGACGCGGACGGGGAGCTGGTCCTGCGCACGGAAGCGTCGTCCCTGTACCAGGCGGCTCCCGGGTTCTGGCTGCCGCGGGAGATCGCGTCCACCACCCGCGCCCCCGACGGATTTTACAAGACCGCGCTGAGCCTTAGCGAGGTGAGGGTCGACGAGGCGATAGCAGATCAGGTTTTTCGGTTCGAGCTCCCTGCGGGAGTTGAAATAGCAACCAGCAAACAGGAGGAAAAGAAATGAAAAAGTTGGTGTATCTGGCAGTTCTCTGTTCCATGTTGACCTTCCCGAGCTTCGCTTCCGCTGCGAAGGATGCCGGGGCCGCAACGGTCCTCTCCATGGTCTTCTCCGGTTCGGGCGAGTGGTACAACCGCGATTTCAAGGGAAATTTCCCCTGGGGCGAGTGCATTCTGGGCGAGATCTGCTGCCTGGTGAAGGTAAGCTCGGCGTTCGACGCCGCGGCAGGAAAAACGGACAACGACATCCGTCTCGACTTCTGGAGCAAACCCTAGGCGGCGCAAGAAACCGGCAGTAAAAAGGCGCCCGCGGCAACCCCGCCGGGCGCTTTTTTTGCGTCTTTAGTAGCGGAAGGTGAGCGCCAGCAGGGGTTTGCCGCTTTCGTTGCGGCCAATAGACATGCCGAACTCACCCTGCAGCTTGTCGATGAAATCCCTTTCCCGGCTGCGGTTGTACTTGTGGGCGCTGCTGGCAGCGTTGTAGATGTTGCCGATGTACCATCCCGATTCAAAGCCAAAGAGAATGCCGCCGGCTACGTTGTTACCCCTATGGATCGCCTCCAGCCCGCCCCAGAGAAAAAGGCCGTTCAAGAGCACGGTGATGGCTGCATCCTTGGGGCGCTCGACGTAGATTTGGCCGGCGCCCGGCAGGACGGCAGACAGCCCCGCCGCAAGGGAGGGAGACTTGCGCGGCAGCAAGGGGAATTGCCCGGCGGCTTTCGCAAGTTGCATCCCTTCCTCGTGCCGGGCGGAGTCCTTGGGGAGGCCGCCAAAGGCCCCCGCCCCCTGCTCCCATTGCCCCTGCAACAGGTAGCACCACCCCATCTTCATGCGCGCCTCGTCGGCCTGCGTCTCCTGCGGGTAGCGGCTTATGAACTCCTGGTAGGCTGCGAGCGCCGCAGCATAATCCTTTTTGGCGAAATAGCTCTCCCCCACCATGAACAACGCCTTCCGGCCGGTTTCCTCTTCGGGGTAGCGCCCGGCCAGGGTGCGGAACTTCTCTACCGCCGCCCCCCATTTCTCCCCTTTCAGGTACGAGAGCGCTATCTTGTACTGCGCCGCCTTCGCCGCCGGCTCGGCGGGGAAGAAGTAAAGGACGCGCTCGTATTCCGAGATGGCGCGGTAATAATCCCCCTCGTCGAAGAGGTGGTCGCCAAAGGAGAGCGCGCTCTCCGCGGTCAATTGCAGCGGCGCGGCAAAGGTGGCGCCGACGCTGCAGGCTAAGATCAGCAAAACTGCGGCAATGGTTCTAGTCATGTCTGTACCACCAGAAATCGTTGTCATCGAGGGTGTCGACAGCCCTGATGCGGCTGCCGACCATTACCTTCTGGGAAAGGCGGCTCTCATCCGCCTCGTGCATGAGCCGGTCTGCGGTCATCACAACGCCGATAACGGGACCATGGCGCCGGATGGCCTGGATGCTGAACTGCGAGCAGGTGGGGTAAAGGGGGCAACGGTCGCCGTCCATGGGCGAGATGAACAGCTGGTAGAACTTGAGCAGGCCGAGAAACGGCGCGTCGATGAACCGCGATTTCGGCAGGTCTTGCCGGCGCCCTGCCTGCTGCGGCTGCGCAAAGACCGGCGCTGCCGGCAACACGGACCACGGTCCCCACTCTCCCCCAAAGGCAAAGGGGGCGCAAAAGAAGACTGCACCCAAAGCCGCCAGACAAAGTATCCACGCGCGCACGCTATTCGGCCTCAAGCCGTCTAAGCGCCAGGCGTGACGCATCTTTGTCGGACATCTGCAGGACCGCTTTGCGCAGTTCGTCCCGCGCGTTCGAGGCTTCAAACCGTTTCTTCACGTAGTCTGCGTCTATCTGCTTGGCCTGGCGGTAGGCCTGGTAGGCTGCGTAAAAACGGTCTTCCCGGTAAAGGGCGACGGCCAGGTTGTAAGCCGCCTTTACCGCGGAGGAATCCAGTTCCAGGGCCTTGCGGAAAGCATGTTCGGCGTTTTCAAATTGCTTGAGGCGCAGGTAGGCCGCGCCGAGGTTGTTGAAGGTGGTGGCTTGCGGGTCGTAGGAAAGAGACTTCTGGTAGGCCTCGATGGCCTGGGGGAGCCGGTTCAAACGGTAGCAGGCGAAGCCCAGCCCGTTCAGGTAGCGGGGGTTTTTGCCGTCGGTTCTTAGGAGCTCGCTGTAGCGGCTGAATTCCTGTTCCAGATCCTGCGCTGACGGCTCGCTGTATCCGAGCGCGGAAGAAGAGAACCAGATGGTGAGGAGGAGTGTCATGGCAACTTTGTAAAGCATCCCCTCTTTTACCCCATCCGGACTAATGAGTAAACTTATTTCTCAGGCGCTGCGTCCCCGTCGCCTCTTCTTTCCGGAGACCACCTGGGCGTGGTTCAGCGCCGCCACCAGGGCCACCCCCCCGATGATGTTCCCCGCCAAGACCGGCAGCATGTAACCCAGCAGGTAACCCGGGTAGGAGATCTCGCCGACGACGGCGAGGTACATGGTCTCAGCCGATCCCGCCACTATGTGCGACATCTTACCGAGCCCGACGAGATAAGTGATGATGACGATGGTCGCCAGGCGAGAGTTGGCGGAACCCGGGAGCAGCCAAACCATGAGGGCGATGAGCCAGCCCCCGAAGATCCCCTTGAAGAAGACGGCGGTGATGCCGGGAGCAATGGCTTCGCGCCCGAGAGTCCTGAAGCTTTCCAGGACGCCCGGATCGAACACCGGCTCCCTGAGCCCCAGGGTGAAAAGCCACACTCCCAACAGGTTGGCGGCAAGGACGACGCTCCAAAGGCGGGCCACGTTCAGCAGGGTGGCGAGGTCGCGGCGGTGCAGCAGCGGCAGGATCACGGTCAGGGTGTTCTCGGTGAAGAGCTGCTGCCGTCCCAGGATGACGATGAGAAAGCCGACGGTGTAGCCGAACTTGGAGACCAGCGGCCGCCAGGGAAGATCGGGAAGGTGCGCGTGCAAGAGTCCCTCCGCGAAGAGGGAAAACCCCATGGAGAGCCCCGCAGCCACTCCCGACCACGCCAGCGCCGAGGTCGGCCGCTGCAACTCGGTCTCCCCTTCCTTTCGGACCGCCTCGTGGACCACCACCGCGCCGATACTGGTCGCTTCCTCG
Proteins encoded in this region:
- a CDS encoding methyl-accepting chemotaxis protein, with protein sequence MKSYKDWGIFSKIVSLSLLSWLVLVLAATFIMVPYIRELLISEKKDSVRFLVEEASTILANYQKQVDAGALSKEEAQKRAAFDIKVLRYDGKEYFFISDLDNRLIAHPLRPENEGKDMSSFKDADGKLIYREFTKAASGEKGAGFVEYRQLKPKESKPQPKLSYTKLFKPWGWVVGTGIYINKVDEDMGRVRLAIGLGLLGVLGLSVLLAFMVSRTITGPVKEVVDSIKDIAQGDGDLTKRLPIHGDNEIGDLCVWFNTFVSKLHGVISQVSDSAIQLSSSSVELQASSRGMSESIATLSSQSTSLATAGEEMSATSSDIAGSCHLAADNAAGASGKASEGAGIVGQSISVMQAIAARVKNAAENVGQLGSRSDQIGAIVGTIEDIADQTNLLALNAAIEAARAGEQGRGFAVVADEVRALAERTTRATKEIGEMIKSIQKETRDAVQTMEQSVVEVEQGSNHAAASGNSLQEILEIITAVTEQISQIATAAEEQTSTTREISHNVLSLNELAHQNSSAIDEAAKAATGVARQAEELQRLVHQFKL
- a CDS encoding LolA family protein, coding for MEDRFVRLQSISYSVKRFSTSKHQAAGDRWLFRFKSPDKVRIDYLEPYNRLIVTDGAYLLEYLPSAGKALKTELASLSPQKRAMVLSGAFGRVSVDGLRLGNYQEMLRRAVKVTPARVGDNKAWLVEGANPRYQVYIDQEKAVPLKTEIYDADGELVLRTEASSLYQAAPGFWLPREIASTTRAPDGFYKTALSLSEVRVDEAIADQVFRFELPAGVEIATSKQEEKK
- a CDS encoding tetratricopeptide repeat protein, producing the protein MTRTIAAVLLILACSVGATFAAPLQLTAESALSFGDHLFDEGDYYRAISEYERVLYFFPAEPAAKAAQYKIALSYLKGEKWGAAVEKFRTLAGRYPEEETGRKALFMVGESYFAKKDYAAALAAYQEFISRYPQETQADEARMKMGWCYLLQGQWEQGAGAFGGLPKDSARHEEGMQLAKAAGQFPLLPRKSPSLAAGLSAVLPGAGQIYVERPKDAAITVLLNGLFLWGGLEAIHRGNNVAGGILFGFESGWYIGNIYNAASSAHKYNRSRERDFIDKLQGEFGMSIGRNESGKPLLALTFRY
- the yidD gene encoding membrane protein insertion efficiency factor YidD, which produces MLPAAPVFAQPQQAGRRQDLPKSRFIDAPFLGLLKFYQLFISPMDGDRCPLYPTCSQFSIQAIRRHGPVIGVVMTADRLMHEADESRLSQKVMVGSRIRAVDTLDDNDFWWYRHD
- a CDS encoding tetratricopeptide repeat protein — translated: MLYKVAMTLLLTIWFSSSALGYSEPSAQDLEQEFSRYSELLRTDGKNPRYLNGLGFACYRLNRLPQAIEAYQKSLSYDPQATTFNNLGAAYLRLKQFENAEHAFRKALELDSSAVKAAYNLAVALYREDRFYAAYQAYRQAKQIDADYVKKRFEASNARDELRKAVLQMSDKDASRLALRRLEAE
- a CDS encoding formate/nitrite transporter family protein; amino-acid sequence: MSENGEKWQRTVETTPEEEAKIEEATSIGAVVVHEAVRKEGETELQRPTSALAWSGVAAGLSMGFSLFAEGLLHAHLPDLPWRPLVSKFGYTVGFLIVILGRQQLFTENTLTVILPLLHRRDLATLLNVARLWSVVLAANLLGVWLFTLGLREPVFDPGVLESFRTLGREAIAPGITAVFFKGIFGGWLIALMVWLLPGSANSRLATIVIITYLVGLGKMSHIVAGSAETMYLAVVGEISYPGYLLGYMLPVLAGNIIGGVALVAALNHAQVVSGKKRRRGRSA